The following coding sequences are from one Verrucomicrobiota bacterium window:
- a CDS encoding NADH-quinone oxidoreductase subunit L — ARLDTLIVSDILPNRTTALAHYLLPGCAHAEKRGTFTNTKGRVQKFMKAVEPPGDARPEWECLRELVLNITGQDGFATIEGLFDRMAKEVPAFNGLTWAALGDTGVSVQV; from the coding sequence TCGCGCGCCTCGACACGCTCATCGTCAGCGACATCCTGCCGAATCGCACCACGGCGCTCGCGCACTACCTGTTGCCCGGCTGCGCGCACGCGGAGAAGCGCGGCACGTTCACGAACACCAAGGGCCGCGTGCAGAAGTTCATGAAAGCCGTCGAGCCACCCGGCGACGCGCGGCCCGAGTGGGAGTGCCTGCGCGAACTCGTGCTGAACATCACGGGCCAGGACGGCTTCGCCACGATCGAGGGCTTGTTCGACCGGATGGCGAAGGAAGTGCCGGCGTTCAACGGTCTCACGTGGGCCGCGCTTGGCGACACGGGAGTATCGGTGCAAGTCTGA